The Clostridia bacterium genome contains a region encoding:
- a CDS encoding ABC transporter ATP-binding protein: MEKIITVSGLKKSYGSVEAVKGIDFYVDRGSLFAFLGPNGAGKSTTINILGTLLKPDVGEVIIDGFTLGKEDDKIRSIIGMVFQDHVLDDLLTVRENMTTRGSFYHSDKKALRAAVDYAAQSTGVTSYQNRLYGKLSGGQRRRSDIARALVNTPKVLFLDEPTTGLDPQTRQNVWEAIEQLREEKNMTIFLTTHYMEEAARADYVIVIDDGIIAAKGTPAQLREQYSTDHLILHTDNTEQVAQILTVMGKTYEVKNDTITLQLESTMQALPLLEQCKDIIRGFQVIEGNMDDAFIQITGREIRE; this comes from the coding sequence ATGGAGAAGATAATTACAGTATCAGGTTTGAAAAAATCCTATGGTTCTGTAGAAGCAGTAAAGGGAATTGACTTTTATGTGGACAGGGGCTCCTTATTTGCTTTTTTAGGGCCCAATGGGGCTGGCAAATCCACTACCATTAATATACTTGGAACACTGCTTAAGCCGGATGTGGGTGAGGTTATCATAGATGGATTTACCCTGGGCAAAGAGGATGATAAGATACGTTCTATTATCGGTATGGTTTTTCAGGATCATGTACTGGATGATTTGCTTACAGTAAGGGAAAACATGACTACCCGGGGGAGCTTCTATCATTCAGATAAAAAGGCATTAAGGGCTGCTGTAGATTATGCTGCACAGAGTACAGGAGTAACATCATATCAGAACCGTCTCTATGGCAAATTATCCGGAGGTCAGAGAAGAAGGTCTGATATTGCCCGTGCACTGGTCAACACCCCTAAAGTCCTTTTTCTGGATGAACCTACAACAGGATTGGACCCACAGACAAGGCAGAATGTGTGGGAAGCAATCGAACAATTGCGGGAAGAGAAAAATATGACAATATTCCTCACCACTCATTATATGGAAGAGGCGGCTAGAGCCGATTATGTTATTGTAATAGATGATGGTATTATAGCTGCCAAAGGGACTCCCGCCCAATTAAGGGAGCAGTACAGCACGGATCATCTTATTTTACATACCGATAATACAGAGCAAGTTGCCCAAATCTTGACTGTCATGGGTAAAACCTATGAAGTGAAAAATGACACTATTACACTACAACTGGAGTCCACCATGCAGGCACTGCCTTTGCTGGAACAATGTAAAGATATTATACGGGGGTTTCAAGTGATAGAAGGCAATATGGATGA